The genomic interval GGGACAGCCTTCTGACTCGGGGAAATTACAACCTGGGCGCCCTTTCCCAGGATGGTGGTGTGCCGGTGGACGGCATTGCCAGAAACATGGATCCGGAGAACTGGGATAAGCTGGTAAAAGATTTCTTCCTGGTTTCTTAGATAGAGACTTGAAGGAACAAAAGGTGCAGAGATGGATTCAATTAGCTCAAAGTGCAAAGGTTATCCCCTGATTCCAGCAGAAGAAAACAAATGCGTCTGGATGAAAACAGGGCTCGTATCCTACAAGCTGTGCGACAGAAACGACCACTGCGAGACCTGCCCTTTCGACCGCGCAATGAAAAACGGGGGGGACAGTAATTTCTCCGAATCATCGGAAATAGAAGAGGAGGGGTCGTTTTTCGACGATCCGTCATCCCAGCTCGACAACGGCTCCTTCCTCTTTCATCCTGATCACTGCTGGGTAAAGGTGGAAAGCCACGAAAAGGTGCGGATCGGTTTGGATTCACTGATCACGATGCTTATCTCCAACGTGCAGTTGGTAATCCTGCCCGCGGAGGGCTCTTTCACCGGCGCCGGAGAATGTTTTGCCCACATTATTCAGGGAGATTACGTATTGCCGGTGATTTCTCCCGTTTCCGGGGTCATTATCGCGACGAATTACCGTCTTAAAAACAACCCGGGGCTGCTCACCTCCGATCCGCAGGGAAATGGCTGGCTCGTTACGATCAAACCGGACAATCTCGAAAACGATTTTAAAAAACTCTTTTTCGGGAGAAAAGCGCTCTTCTGGAAACACCGGGAGGAAAACGATATCGCCAACAGGGTTTGCTCGCTTGTGAAAATGAGCTCGCCCCAGGTCGGCCCCACCATGCAGGATGGAGGCGCCCAGGTAACCAACCTGAGAGACCTGCTCCGTTCGATCAATTCAAAACAGCTTGTCCAGATTCTGGATTCGGTTGTTTCCCGGCATAAAGCCTACTGACATCGCATCCCCTTTGCCGAAACCCTAACGGAAAAGGCAAAGGGAATGCACTATCGCACCTCTCCATGAAGATTCCCTGCCTCTCTAAAGTTCGGCAGGGGATCGCTCCCGACGACGGGATCCTCATCCTGCACCCATAAAAAATCCTCAGCAAATGGACATTTTTCCATAAATTGTGTTATGTCCCCGTCCGCACGAGAAAAGGCAGGATAAATTGGAGAACCCTTGCTTGGCGCTCATCCAGACAGATACGGAGAATGAAAATGAAGATCGTCTTTTTAGGGACAAACGGCTGGTACGATACAGAAACCGGAAACACACTTTCAACCCTTGTCCAGACCGAAAGCTTTGATATCATCTTCGACGCCGGAAACGGCATTCAACGGGCCGACCGCTACCTCAGCGGCGATAAACCGGTTTTTATCTTTATCAGTCATTTTCACCTCGATCATGTGGCGGGACTGCACATCCTGGGAAGGTTCAATCTGCGGGAAAAACTCACCATCTGCGGGCCGAAACACAGCAGGCAAATTCTGGACACTTTTCTCAATGCCCCCTTCACCATGCCGCTTGCCCAACTGCCCTTTCCCAGCGGCGTAATGGAAATGCCGGAGGACTCTTCCTCGCTTCCTTTCCTTGTCCAGGCGCTGCCGCTGCGTCACTCATCACTGACGCTTGGCTACCGAATAGAGGTTGACGGAATGGCAATCAGCCATTGCTCCGACACCGGCTATTGCGAAAATGCGGTCTCGCTAGGCAATCAAGCCGATCTGCTGATCACCGAATGCGCTTTTAAAACCGGGCAGGCGAATGAGGCATGGCCGCACTTGAATCCGGAGACGGCGGCCCGAATCGCCGCCGAGGCCAGGACAAAACGCCTCGCCCTCACCCACTTCGACGCTTTTTTGTATCAAACCCTCGAAGAGCGAACCGAGGCAAGGCGAACCGCCGCCGCAATATTTCCGCAAACAATCGCCGCAACGGACGGAATGGAGATAACGATTTGACCGCCGGATCATTTTCTCGCCGTTTTTTCCAGTTGCTGTCCAGTTTTTTAAAACTCCCCGTCACTCAGCATTTGCCATCAGCTCCCGAAGAGCCGGAATATATATGTCCATCTCCCTTTTGCCTTCATCAATCGCCTCGGCAGCGCGATTGAACTCCATCAGGCCGATATCGGAAAGTTTGGGACGGATGACGAGGTCCGGCGGATCCTCAAGGAGCCGCTGCTGATTTATCCTGTCCTGCATGATATTAACGGATGTGGCCAGGACATCGAAGAGCGTCGGGCTCCGGTCCGGCAGCTCCTGAAACATCTGCCCGAAGAGCTTTAACTTGCCGTTAAGTTTCCCCTGTTTGAGAAAATCGGCCCACCTCCCCTGCGCGGGTAGCGAAGTCCCGTTTTCTTCCCCTTTCGGGGGAGCAGCCATCCGCTGTATCCTCTTTTTCCCCATGATATCGGAATTAAGATCAACGGCGACGACAATATCGGCCCCCATCGCCCGACAAAGCGAAGTCGGGACCGGATTCACCAATCCACCGTCAACAAGCCACTGTCCGTTGCGCCCGCAGGGGGTGAAAATTCCCGGAAGCGAGATGCTGGCCCTGACAACCTCTATCAAAGATCCTTCCCTAAGCCAGACCTCCCTGCCGGTTTTCAGATCGGTCGCCACTGCGGCAAAGGGTACAGGAAGATTCTCGATCAGGGGATCGGTAATCATTTCGCGTAAATATCCGGATATTTTTTCTCCCTCGATCAGCCCTGAACGGGGGATCTTCATGTCCATGAAACCAACAATATGCGACCACGAAAGCCGCCTTGCCCAGCGGTCGAGAGGTTCGAGAAAACCAGCGGCAAACGACCCGGCAACAAGGGCGCCGATCGATGTTCCACAGACAAAATCGACCGCAATTCCCGCTTCGACGATGCTCTGCAATACGCCGATATGCGACCACCCCCGGGCGGAACCGCTTCCCAGGGCTATGCCGATTTTTTTTGTCATATTATCCAGAAAAGAATCGTGCACTCGATAAGCATCATGCAAACAGCGCAAGTAACAATTTCTGCCGTCAATTATTCCCCCTCGGCCCTGAGCCGCGGCCTCTTCATTTCCGCCTGAACAGACATCACCATCAGGTGGAGGCGATTCAGGATATTGACCTCGGTTGTCCCCGGGTCCATGTCAATATACAGCAGGTTGAGCTGCGGATACAGCTTCTTCAGCCTTTTTTCCACTCCCTTGCCGATGATGTGATTTGCCAGGCAGCCGAACGGCTGCAGACAGACGATATGGTCAACCCCCTGGCGCACCATCGCAATGATTTCGGCCGGCAGCAGCCACCCCTCGCCGGCCTGATTGGCAAGGCTTGTCACCTTGCCCGCCTCCCGCGCCAGTTCCTTCAAACTGCAGGTCCTCCGGTAATAACGGAACCCTTTCATGACCCGTTCGACGCGATAAAGGTAAAAGCCGATATAGCGATCCAGCAGGCCCAGAACCACCCGCTCCCGAAGGTAACTTTTCATGAAAGCCTGCTGATCGAATTCCTCATTGACGAAACGCTGCTCGAAAAAACTCAGCAGCGGGGGGACGACCACCTCAACCCCCTTTGTCCGGAACCAGTCCACGATGTTGTTATTGGAAAATTCATTGTGTTTGACGAATATCTCTCCGAGCAGCCCGATTACGGGAACCGAATCATCATGAACCGGAATGATATTGAAATCGCGGATGGCCGCCTTCAGCATGGCGAGGAGAAGTCCGAAGTCTTCCCGGCTTATGAGGATGCCCAGCTCGTCAAGATACTTCTTTTGCAGGGCCATGGCCGAGCCGGAATGGAGCTCGCGCGGCGCTGTTGCCAGGGTCATTTTCGACAGGGGATCGGCAAACATCAGCCCCAGCGCCAGTCGTTTTACCAGTCTTTTCTGATCGATCGGGATGCCCGCCTGACTGAGCGTATCCCCCTCGGAAAGGGAAACAACCGGCACCTCGCCAAACCCCGCCGCGATAAGCGCCTTCCGGGCAAGCGGTACATAGCTTGACGCCCGGCACTGGCCAAAGGTCTGGGTAAGCAATACGGTAGTTTTCATGGGGTCCCATTTGCCTGATTGCAGGGCCTTGACAATATCCCCGATAACGATCAGCGCCGGGTAGCAGACGTCGTTGTTTACATATCGGAGCCCCACATCCACCGACGAACGTTCCTGAGGGGCGAGCAGCTCCACCTTATAGCCCAGCGAGGCAAAGATAGCAGGAATTGCCGGCGAATAAAAGGGAGAAAACCAGGGAACAATAATCGTCCTGTCCGCTTCCTTTCCTTCAATCCGCTCGGCGGAAAAAGGCGGCAATGCATGCGGTGTTGAGCTTTGCGACCTCTCTTTGGCTATATCGAGCATGGAGCGCAGACGAATTCTTACCGCTCCGAGATTGGAGATCTCGTCCATCTTGATGAGCGTATAAACCTTCCCCTTTTCAGTAATGATAGCCCTCGCCTCGTCGGTGGAAATGGCATCAAGGCCGCAGCCGAACGAGGTGATCTGAAGCAGTTCGAGATGGGGATTGGCAGCGACAAACCGGGCGACGGCAAGTATCCGATTGGTGTATTCCCACTGGCTCAGGACGCTAATATTTTTGAGTATATGCCCGTCTTTAGCAACCGGAACTGCACTCTCGGGGATAACATCCACCCCCATCCCCGCGAGCATTTCGGGAAGGCCGTGGTTCACCAGCGGATCGGCATGGTAGGGTCGGCCGGCAACGACCACGGCAAAACGCTTTGCCGCGCGGGCCTTTTCGATCAAGGCGACCGCCCGCCGGGACATTTCCTCCCGCACCCGTTGCTGCGCATCTCTGCCCTTCGTTACCGCCGCGGAGATTGTTTTTCGGGCGATCCCGTAACCCTTGAAAAACGAGTAAAGCTGTTTTTCGAGAAGCTCCCGCGACCTGAAACTGACCACAGGACAGTCGAGCGGGACTCCATATCGCCCCTCCGGGTCGATCGCGCTGCGGATAACATCCGGATATCCGGTAACAACGGGGCAATTAAAACTGTTCAGCGTGTCCGCATCCTCCTTCGCCTCGAAGACAACGATCGGGTAGAAAATTCGCTCAACCCTTTTTTCTATCAGATCGAGGATATGACCATTGGCAAGCTTTCCCGGAAAACAGATATTGTCGGACATGACCGTTCGTATCCCCCGTTCAAACAGCTTCGTATCGGACGGGGCGGAAAGGACAACCTTAAAGCCGCAGGCGGTCAGAAAATTAGCCCAGAAGGGGAAGTTTTCGAACATGTTCAAGGCGCGGGGAATGCCAAAGGTCAGACGCGGCTTCTGTTTTGGCAGGAGGGGCTGGTCGAAAATCAGCTTCAGACGGTCGATAAAGAGATTCTCTCCGGTTGGGGACAGATTGGCAATCTGTCCCCCGGCGCCCTTGTTGCTGAAGTGGCGTTCGCAGCGATTGCCGGTAAAATAGTTCCGCCCGCCGCTGAAGGTTATCCGGGCAACCTTGCAGTTATTTTCGCAGCCGCTGCACCGTAACTCCCTTTTCCCGATGATGTTTTCCTGTGTCTCGGCGTCCAGCCCCGGAAATGTGGAAGCCCGCGTCGGTTCCGCAAGACGGTCCTGCAAGGCCGTCAAGGCGGCGCCGTAGGCCCCCATTGCCTCCGAGATATCCGGACGGACCACCTGCCGGCCAATCTCCCGCTCAAACGCCCGCAGCACCGCCGGATTGCGGAATGTCCCTCCCTGCACGACAATTTTATCGCCCAGCGCCGAGGGATCGTGCAACTTGAGAACCTTGTAGAGGGTATTGCCGATCACCGAACTCGCGAGTCCCGCGGAAATATCCCCAACGGTGGCCCCTTCGCGCAGCGCCTGTTTTACCCGGGAGTTCATAAAAACCGTGCAACGCGTCCCCAGATCAAAGGGCGCCTCTGCCCTGCAGGCAACCCCGGCAAAATCGGAGACGCTGATATTCAGGGAATTGGCAAGCGTTTCTATGAAAGAACCGCAGCCCGATGAGCAAGCCTCGTTTATCTGAATATCGGCTATTCCCCCGTCGCGCACATAAATCGCCTTCATGTCCTGACCGCCGATGTCAAGGATGAATGAGACCTCGGGCAGAAAATGGCGGGCCGCGCGATAGTGGGCAACCGTCTCCACCACGCCGTCATCGATGGCAAACGCAGCCCTGATCAAATCCTCTCCATACCCGGTAACGGCCGTCCTGGCGACAAAGGGGGCAACACCCGCCGCGCGACAGGCATCCCTTAAAAATAAAAGCCCCCGGCGGACGGCGCCGATGGCATCGCCCCCATTCAACTGATACCAGGTAAGGGCAACCCGCTTTTTATCGTCAATCAGGACAAGCTTCGTTGTCGTTGATCCGGAATCGATCCCCAGAAAACAGGGCGCCCCTTTCAGCTCCGCAACATCTACCCGGCAAACGCGTTTTTGATGATGCTCCTCCTCCCAGATTTCCACCTCCCGCTGCTCGGAAAAAAGGGGCGGGAGCCTTTTCTGATCCTCCTTGCACCCCTGCATTGTCCCGTTCCGGACAAGCTGAAGGCATTTTTCAATTTCGATCACAAGGCCCTCTCCCTCATGGCAAAGAGCCGCCCCCACTGCCGCCATCAGTTCCGGATGTTCACCCGCGGCGATATCCTGTTCGGGATCAAGCTGAAGCAGGCGGATAAAGGCCGCCCGCAGGGAAGGAAAGAAGGTCAGCGGTCCTCCGGCAAAAAGCACTTTTTTTTCAATGTCATGCCCTCGGGAAAGGGAGGAGATCACCTGAATCGCCATCGCATGAAACACCGATGCGGCAATATCCTCCCGGGAAACGCGATTGCTCAGGAGGGCCTGGACATCGGTCTTGGCAAAAACCCCGCAGCGGGAAGCTATCGGATAGAGTGCGCTGCTTTTTTGGGCCAGTTCGTCCAGTTTGTTCAAAGGCTCATTCAGCAGCACAGCCATCTGCTCGATAAAGGCGCCCGTTCCGCCCGCGCAGTTTCCGTTCATGCGGATGTCCGGCTGAAAACGATTGTCAAAAAAGGCGATTTTCGAATCCTCGCCCCCTATCTCTATCAGCGTTCGGACATCCGGCCAGCGGCGCTGGATAATTTTTGTCGAGGCGACAACTTCCTGTATAAAGGGAAGCTGAAAAGACTCGGCAACCCCCATCCCGGCGGAACCGGTGAGAACAACATCGAGGACGATATTTCCCAGCTCCTGCCTTGCCTCAATCAGCATTTCCGCTATCGTCCCCAGCGTCAACGAATGGTGGCGGCGATAACGGGAAAATAAGATGCTCCCGTTTTGAGCGCAGACAACCAGCTTTACCGTTGTAGAACCGGCATCTATTCCTGCTTTGTATATTTCCGCCATACCGTTTCGCCTTTTTACCCGACCGACCCCGCTCGCCATCCGCTTATTGGAGACTGGATATAATCCCCGTTTCCGCCATTGTCAACAAACAAAATTCTATTGTTTGCAAATAGGTTGCATCCATGATAAATAGCTCTGGAAGATTAACCTGGAAAGGGAAAATGCGATGAGAACAGAACAGTGCGACGCTTCTGAAACCCTCAAAAATTCCGGACTTGCAAAGACAGCGCAGAGAATGGCCGTTCTGGAATCGCTGCTCGGCGCCGACCGCCCGCTCAACGCGAATGAAATCCTCCAGCAAACGGCCGGGGAAATCAGGATCAACCGGGTTACCGTTTACCGCATCCTTTCATCCCTTCGTGACAGCGGCATCATCAGGGAAATAGAGAACGGACATGGAATCAGCTCTTATGAAATGGCCTGCGCCCATAATCCGGTTCATCCCCATTTCCGCTGCCGGAGCTGCGGGCGCATCATCTGCCTGCCTTCGTTAACCCTTTCTCAAGCCTGGGATTGGCTGGCCCAGCCCGCCGATTTTTCGATCGAGAAAATCGACGTGCAACTGACGGGGATTTGCGCGCCCTGCCAACAGACAGAAAATAGCAACACGCTTGCATACATTCCTGCTGGCCATACTGAGCATCAGCGCTAACAAAAGATAAGGATATAATGAAAAAACAATTTCCCGTCACTATTACGGCATTTTTACTGTTTTTTGCAACATTCCCCGCCATCGCCGCCTCCGAAAAGATCGACATCGCCGTCAGCGTCCCGCCGCAGGCCTATTTCGCCGAACGGATCGGGAAAAATCACGTCTCTACTCATGTCATGATCCCCGGCGGCGCGAATCCGGACACCTACGAACCAACCCCCCGACAGCTCGTCAACCTTTCCCGATCACGAATGTATGTAAAGGTCGGAGCGCCGACTTTCCCCTTCGAGAAGAAATTCCTCTTGACCTTCCTCGATCGCAATCCCCGCCTGACCATAATTGACTCCTCCGCCGGGCTGAAATTGCGCACGGGCGACCCGCATACCTGGACCTCGCCGGCCTCGGTACGAATCGCCGCCGCTAACATTGCCAAGGCCCTTGTAATTTATGACCCTTCCCACAAGAATGAGTATGAAAGAAATTTGGCGGAGTTTCTGACCGAGATCGAGCGTCTGGATCAGGGGATCAGAAAGTCGCTGCAAGGCAAGGGCGGCTACAGCTTTATGGTTTACCACCCGGCCTGGGGATACTTTGCCGACGAATACAACCTCGTTCAGATCCCGATTGAAGAAGAGGGAAAACCGGGCAATGCCGCCCGCATCCGCGGCATTATCGATCTCGCGCGCAAAAAGGGCCTGCGCGACGTGCTGGTTCAAAAAGGTTTTGACGCCCGGAACGCCCGAACGATTGCCCGTGAACTGGGGGGGGGGATTTTCGAGGTGAATCCGCTCGGGCGCGACTGGCCAGGCGAGTTGAGAACATTCACAGACGCGCTGACGCACGTTCTGACAAAATAGGGGCGAAATTGTAATGGAAAGCATCATTAAGGTTGAAAACGTCGCCTATGGCTACGGGAAAAGGGCCGTCCTGGAGGATGTGTCGCTAAAGGTCCGGGAACGAGATTTTATCCTCATCATCGGCCCGAATGGGGGAGGAAAGTCAACCCTGCTCAAATTGATCCTCGGCATTCTCACCCCCTGGTCGGGAAAAATAAGTTTCCGCGGCGAAGCCAAAAATCGCCTCGGCTATGTCCCTCAGACGACGGGCTTCAACCGAAGCTTTCCTATTTCCGTTCTGGACATGGTCCGCACCGGCTGTATCCACGGGGACAACTATCTGAAGCAAAGCTCCCGGGAAAGCATTGAAAAAAGCAGAAGCATTTTGCAGAAACTTTCTCTTGACGATAAACTGAACGACAACATCACCGACCTTTCCGGCGGCCAGTTGCAGCGGGTTCTGATCGCCCGCGCCCTCGTCGCCGCCCCGCTCGCCCTGTTCCTCGACGAACCGACAACCGCCCTGGACATAGCCTCGCAGACCGACCTGATCGACATCCTGGGAAAATTGCAGCAGGAAATGAGCATCGTCGTCGTTACCCATGACCCGACCCCTTATGCAAATATCTATCAACACATAGCCTGTCTCAACACGAACATCTACTGCCATGAACGGGGGGAATTGAGCGAAACGACTCTGGAGAAGGTTTACGGCTGCCCGGTGGAACTGCTGGGACACGGAATCCCCCATACGCTCCTGCCCTCTCATCAGGGGGTGAAAAAAACGTGACCGACATCTTATCCTACGAGTTCATGCAAAACGCGCTTTTCGCCGCCATCCTGGCCAGCATCGCCTGCGGCCTGATCGGCCCTTTTATCGTTGCCCGGAGGATGGTTTTCATCAGCGGCGGGCTCAGTCACACCGCCTTCGGCGGACTCGGCATCGCTTACTGGCTGGGGATAAGGCCCATTTACGGGGCAACTGTCTTCGTCCTTGCGGCAGCTCTCTTTCTGAGCTCGCTCGAAGAAAAAAAACTCAGTCAAAACGACCTTTTCATCGGGATATTTTGGGCTGTAGGCGTCGCCATCGGCATTGTTTTTGTCCATCTGACGCCCGGCTACGCCCCCGATCTGCTGAGCTTCCTTTTCGGAAACATCCTGACCGTTCCCCGAACGGATGTAGCTGTCATGCTCATCATCGTTTTTATCGTCGTTTTAACCGTCGCGATCTTCTACAAAGGTTTTGTCGCCATCGCCCTCGATGAGGAATTCGCCCAGGCCAGACATCTGCCTGTTCAGGAACTGAAAACCGGCCTTACCGTCCTTGCCGCCCTCACTATCGTGACCTTGATCCAGGTCGTCGGCATTCTTCTCGTCATCGCCCTTCTGACCATCCCTGTTGCGATTGCCTCCGAGCTGTCCATGAACTTCCGCAAAATTATTGTCCTTGCCATTTTCTTCGGAATCGCGAGCTGTCTGCTCGGCCTTTTTCTCTCATACTCCCTTGAGTTTCCCTCCGGCGCCGCGATTATCCTCACCGGCGGGATATTGCTGGCCATCATCAAGAGTGTGAAAGGGATAGCGAAACGAAGCAAATCAGCTTATGTTAAACAAGAAATCGGGAATCCCCCCCGGTTTCACTGA from Syntrophobacterales bacterium carries:
- a CDS encoding glycine cleavage system protein H, with the protein product MDSISSKCKGYPLIPAEENKCVWMKTGLVSYKLCDRNDHCETCPFDRAMKNGGDSNFSESSEIEEEGSFFDDPSSQLDNGSFLFHPDHCWVKVESHEKVRIGLDSLITMLISNVQLVILPAEGSFTGAGECFAHIIQGDYVLPVISPVSGVIIATNYRLKNNPGLLTSDPQGNGWLVTIKPDNLENDFKKLFFGRKALFWKHREENDIANRVCSLVKMSSPQVGPTMQDGGAQVTNLRDLLRSINSKQLVQILDSVVSRHKAY
- a CDS encoding ribonuclease Z, which gives rise to MKIVFLGTNGWYDTETGNTLSTLVQTESFDIIFDAGNGIQRADRYLSGDKPVFIFISHFHLDHVAGLHILGRFNLREKLTICGPKHSRQILDTFLNAPFTMPLAQLPFPSGVMEMPEDSSSLPFLVQALPLRHSSLTLGYRIEVDGMAISHCSDTGYCENAVSLGNQADLLITECAFKTGQANEAWPHLNPETAARIAAEARTKRLALTHFDAFLYQTLEERTEARRTAAAIFPQTIAATDGMEITI
- a CDS encoding patatin-like phospholipase family protein, producing MTKKIGIALGSGSARGWSHIGVLQSIVEAGIAVDFVCGTSIGALVAGSFAAGFLEPLDRWARRLSWSHIVGFMDMKIPRSGLIEGEKISGYLREMITDPLIENLPVPFAAVATDLKTGREVWLREGSLIEVVRASISLPGIFTPCGRNGQWLVDGGLVNPVPTSLCRAMGADIVVAVDLNSDIMGKKRIQRMAAPPKGEENGTSLPAQGRWADFLKQGKLNGKLKLFGQMFQELPDRSPTLFDVLATSVNIMQDRINQQRLLEDPPDLVIRPKLSDIGLMEFNRAAEAIDEGKREMDIYIPALRELMANAE
- a CDS encoding 2-hydroxyacyl-CoA dehydratase, translated to MAEIYKAGIDAGSTTVKLVVCAQNGSILFSRYRRHHSLTLGTIAEMLIEARQELGNIVLDVVLTGSAGMGVAESFQLPFIQEVVASTKIIQRRWPDVRTLIEIGGEDSKIAFFDNRFQPDIRMNGNCAGGTGAFIEQMAVLLNEPLNKLDELAQKSSALYPIASRCGVFAKTDVQALLSNRVSREDIAASVFHAMAIQVISSLSRGHDIEKKVLFAGGPLTFFPSLRAAFIRLLQLDPEQDIAAGEHPELMAAVGAALCHEGEGLVIEIEKCLQLVRNGTMQGCKEDQKRLPPLFSEQREVEIWEEEHHQKRVCRVDVAELKGAPCFLGIDSGSTTTKLVLIDDKKRVALTWYQLNGGDAIGAVRRGLLFLRDACRAAGVAPFVARTAVTGYGEDLIRAAFAIDDGVVETVAHYRAARHFLPEVSFILDIGGQDMKAIYVRDGGIADIQINEACSSGCGSFIETLANSLNISVSDFAGVACRAEAPFDLGTRCTVFMNSRVKQALREGATVGDISAGLASSVIGNTLYKVLKLHDPSALGDKIVVQGGTFRNPAVLRAFEREIGRQVVRPDISEAMGAYGAALTALQDRLAEPTRASTFPGLDAETQENIIGKRELRCSGCENNCKVARITFSGGRNYFTGNRCERHFSNKGAGGQIANLSPTGENLFIDRLKLIFDQPLLPKQKPRLTFGIPRALNMFENFPFWANFLTACGFKVVLSAPSDTKLFERGIRTVMSDNICFPGKLANGHILDLIEKRVERIFYPIVVFEAKEDADTLNSFNCPVVTGYPDVIRSAIDPEGRYGVPLDCPVVSFRSRELLEKQLYSFFKGYGIARKTISAAVTKGRDAQQRVREEMSRRAVALIEKARAAKRFAVVVAGRPYHADPLVNHGLPEMLAGMGVDVIPESAVPVAKDGHILKNISVLSQWEYTNRILAVARFVAANPHLELLQITSFGCGLDAISTDEARAIITEKGKVYTLIKMDEISNLGAVRIRLRSMLDIAKERSQSSTPHALPPFSAERIEGKEADRTIIVPWFSPFYSPAIPAIFASLGYKVELLAPQERSSVDVGLRYVNNDVCYPALIVIGDIVKALQSGKWDPMKTTVLLTQTFGQCRASSYVPLARKALIAAGFGEVPVVSLSEGDTLSQAGIPIDQKRLVKRLALGLMFADPLSKMTLATAPRELHSGSAMALQKKYLDELGILISREDFGLLLAMLKAAIRDFNIIPVHDDSVPVIGLLGEIFVKHNEFSNNNIVDWFRTKGVEVVVPPLLSFFEQRFVNEEFDQQAFMKSYLRERVVLGLLDRYIGFYLYRVERVMKGFRYYRRTCSLKELAREAGKVTSLANQAGEGWLLPAEIIAMVRQGVDHIVCLQPFGCLANHIIGKGVEKRLKKLYPQLNLLYIDMDPGTTEVNILNRLHLMVMSVQAEMKRPRLRAEGE
- a CDS encoding transcriptional repressor, with amino-acid sequence MRTEQCDASETLKNSGLAKTAQRMAVLESLLGADRPLNANEILQQTAGEIRINRVTVYRILSSLRDSGIIREIENGHGISSYEMACAHNPVHPHFRCRSCGRIICLPSLTLSQAWDWLAQPADFSIEKIDVQLTGICAPCQQTENSNTLAYIPAGHTEHQR
- a CDS encoding zinc ABC transporter substrate-binding protein; the protein is MKKQFPVTITAFLLFFATFPAIAASEKIDIAVSVPPQAYFAERIGKNHVSTHVMIPGGANPDTYEPTPRQLVNLSRSRMYVKVGAPTFPFEKKFLLTFLDRNPRLTIIDSSAGLKLRTGDPHTWTSPASVRIAAANIAKALVIYDPSHKNEYERNLAEFLTEIERLDQGIRKSLQGKGGYSFMVYHPAWGYFADEYNLVQIPIEEEGKPGNAARIRGIIDLARKKGLRDVLVQKGFDARNARTIARELGGGIFEVNPLGRDWPGELRTFTDALTHVLTK
- a CDS encoding metal ABC transporter ATP-binding protein — protein: MESIIKVENVAYGYGKRAVLEDVSLKVRERDFILIIGPNGGGKSTLLKLILGILTPWSGKISFRGEAKNRLGYVPQTTGFNRSFPISVLDMVRTGCIHGDNYLKQSSRESIEKSRSILQKLSLDDKLNDNITDLSGGQLQRVLIARALVAAPLALFLDEPTTALDIASQTDLIDILGKLQQEMSIVVVTHDPTPYANIYQHIACLNTNIYCHERGELSETTLEKVYGCPVELLGHGIPHTLLPSHQGVKKT
- a CDS encoding metal ABC transporter permease, coding for MTDILSYEFMQNALFAAILASIACGLIGPFIVARRMVFISGGLSHTAFGGLGIAYWLGIRPIYGATVFVLAAALFLSSLEEKKLSQNDLFIGIFWAVGVAIGIVFVHLTPGYAPDLLSFLFGNILTVPRTDVAVMLIIVFIVVLTVAIFYKGFVAIALDEEFAQARHLPVQELKTGLTVLAALTIVTLIQVVGILLVIALLTIPVAIASELSMNFRKIIVLAIFFGIASCLLGLFLSYSLEFPSGAAIILTGGILLAIIKSVKGIAKRSKSAYVKQEIGNPPRFH